One Echinicola strongylocentroti DNA window includes the following coding sequences:
- a CDS encoding glycoside hydrolase family 76 protein: MMITIMSFVVLLFAACSESSSDPDPKNPPVELSLAEQNILRAMELTDNAVSAHFTGAGMAMARYYNPFTGVRSDETGSVWMYTAAIEAVNAVLHGLQAHKELGNAALYDENFDKYAELLEQLYDNADYYLGTFELVSYTQTKEWSVYGVNRGNAKGTAKVAGIENVYDDQMWLVRELLESYKITGEAAYLEKAEYLTAYVLDGWDSTRNPDGTERGGITWGPGYVTKHACSNGPMVSPLVWLHEIYEGENEEITYRYIDAEDKQTRKTMQVNKSEYYADYAKKVYDWQKDRLLRSDGVYDDMRGGCSPGNPQTETIDGTEYRRGITCQDRVGPAISYNSGTMLSGAADLYRMTEDEAYLQDAKELSDDSFHYFATPDQTHDGYHSYDISGFNNWFNGVLMRGYVDVHPAYGAASEYIGTFQQNLDYGYDNFLHEGFLPTNLLVGWSLTANNNRTEGMFNFAFAAEYAVLSRYELTK, encoded by the coding sequence ATGATGATCACAATTATGAGTTTCGTGGTGCTGCTATTCGCGGCATGTAGTGAAAGTTCATCTGACCCAGATCCCAAGAATCCTCCTGTGGAGCTCAGCCTTGCAGAACAGAACATCCTCAGGGCAATGGAATTGACCGATAATGCCGTTTCGGCCCACTTTACCGGAGCAGGTATGGCCATGGCCAGGTATTACAATCCTTTTACCGGTGTCCGTTCCGATGAGACCGGTAGCGTGTGGATGTACACGGCGGCCATAGAAGCGGTCAATGCTGTCCTGCACGGACTCCAAGCGCATAAGGAACTTGGAAATGCAGCATTGTATGACGAGAATTTTGACAAGTACGCTGAGCTGTTAGAGCAGTTGTATGACAATGCCGACTATTACTTGGGAACGTTCGAACTGGTATCCTATACCCAGACCAAAGAATGGTCGGTATATGGTGTAAACCGGGGCAATGCCAAGGGTACAGCCAAAGTAGCCGGTATCGAAAATGTGTACGATGATCAAATGTGGCTTGTCAGGGAATTGCTGGAATCTTATAAGATCACTGGTGAAGCGGCCTATTTGGAAAAAGCAGAATACCTGACGGCCTATGTCCTGGATGGATGGGACAGTACCCGAAATCCTGACGGAACGGAGCGAGGAGGCATCACCTGGGGACCAGGCTATGTGACCAAGCATGCCTGTAGCAATGGCCCAATGGTAAGCCCATTAGTCTGGCTGCATGAAATCTATGAAGGTGAAAATGAAGAGATCACCTACCGGTACATCGATGCAGAAGACAAGCAAACCAGAAAGACCATGCAGGTGAATAAAAGTGAGTACTACGCCGATTATGCGAAGAAAGTGTACGATTGGCAAAAGGACCGCCTCCTGAGGTCTGATGGCGTCTATGATGATATGAGGGGCGGCTGTTCTCCTGGCAATCCGCAGACGGAGACCATTGACGGCACGGAGTACCGTAGAGGCATCACTTGCCAAGACCGTGTAGGGCCGGCCATTTCTTATAACTCCGGAACGATGCTTTCGGGAGCGGCAGACTTGTACAGGATGACAGAGGACGAAGCTTACCTTCAGGATGCCAAGGAGCTTTCCGACGATAGCTTCCACTATTTTGCAACGCCTGATCAAACCCATGATGGATATCACAGCTACGATATCAGCGGCTTTAATAACTGGTTCAATGGGGTGTTGATGCGCGGTTATGTGGATGTTCACCCTGCTTATGGTGCTGCTTCTGAGTATATCGGCACTTTCCAGCAAAACCTGGATTATGGCTACGATAATTTCCTCCATGAGGGATTTTTGCCGACCAATTTACTGGTGGGATGGAGCCTGACGGCCAATAATAACCGAACAGAGGGGATGTTCAATTTCGCATTTGCAGCCGAATATGCCGTGCTGTCACGCTACGAGTTGACCAAGTGA
- a CDS encoding 3-hydroxyacyl-CoA dehydrogenase, which yields MKQITIAGAGTLGSQIAWQAAFCGFEVTVFDVFEEGIERGKKFHESHADHFIKERNASPEEVEKTKARLSYTTNLEDAIKDADLLNESVPEKLEIKKSFYRDVSKLAPKKTIFTTNSSTLIPSQIAEAVDRPDKFLALHFANGIWDSNIGEVMGHPGTDPEIFKQVEEFAKAIGMVPIPIHKEQNGYVFNSLLVPFLNAAIDLVAREVSDPESIDKTWMIGNRSQLGPCAFIDIIGMETAYNVNQMWGEQLQDDHRLALAAYIKENFIDKGKMGVSSGEGFYSYPNPSYKDPGFLIK from the coding sequence ATGAAACAAATTACCATCGCAGGAGCCGGAACCCTAGGGTCACAAATAGCCTGGCAAGCTGCTTTTTGCGGTTTTGAAGTGACTGTATTTGATGTCTTTGAAGAAGGTATTGAGAGAGGAAAGAAGTTTCACGAATCACATGCCGACCATTTCATTAAAGAACGAAATGCCAGCCCGGAAGAAGTGGAGAAGACGAAGGCTAGGCTTAGCTACACGACTAATTTGGAAGATGCGATAAAGGACGCGGACCTGCTAAATGAATCGGTACCGGAAAAGCTTGAAATAAAAAAGTCCTTTTACAGGGATGTGAGTAAGCTGGCTCCTAAAAAGACCATCTTTACCACCAATTCGTCTACATTGATTCCCAGTCAGATAGCGGAAGCGGTGGATCGTCCAGATAAATTCTTGGCCTTGCATTTTGCCAACGGTATTTGGGATTCAAATATAGGTGAAGTGATGGGGCACCCCGGTACCGACCCAGAGATCTTTAAGCAGGTGGAAGAATTTGCCAAGGCAATTGGCATGGTACCCATTCCGATCCACAAAGAGCAAAACGGCTATGTGTTCAATTCACTGCTTGTTCCCTTTTTGAATGCGGCTATCGACTTGGTGGCCAGAGAGGTGAGCGATCCTGAAAGTATCGACAAGACATGGATGATCGGCAACCGTTCTCAGCTGGGGCCTTGTGCCTTTATTGATATCATTGGAATGGAAACGGCCTATAATGTCAATCAGATGTGGGGAGAGCAACTGCAAGATGATCATCGGCTAGCATTGGCAGCCTATATCAAAGAAAATTTCATCGATAAAGGAAAGATGGGAGTAAGCAGTGGAGAAGGGTTTTATTCGTATCCCAACCCTAGCTATAAAGACCCTGGTTTTCTAATAAAATAG
- a CDS encoding SusC/RagA family TonB-linked outer membrane protein, whose protein sequence is MRKIYKQFSTGLMKYSLLGAALLYVGNAPVHASALASGHALMEDQNVQENDKTVSGTVVAEDGTPMPGVNVLLKGTLSGTTTDIDGNYTLTIPDDDTVLTFSFIGYVTQDVNVGTRSIIEVKMMPDTQQLGEVVVVGYGMQEKVTMTGAVANIKGDEMLRTKNENPQNMLTGRIAGVRVWQKSAEPGTFNASMDIRGLGSPLIVIDGIQRTMADFQRLNPTDIDEVSVLKDASAAIYGARAANGVVLVTTKRGSESGKATVTYNGSYTLQVPSGFPELSDPYETMTLYNEMAMNNINGGNLIYQEDDFEAFRTGRRRTTDWNALLISDYAPQSQHDISISGGTEKTQYYIAGGYMYQEGIFKSGDMNYNKINLRSNITTEITKGLDFNLNLSGVADQRNSPYSSAVDIIRNYWRQGVLFPAYADPENTMLNYEGLDLEQNTIAMMRADVSGHRKYKQKYFQSSASLEFDFGTVSSDLEGLSAKGLVSFDYRGDDNDIYRREYYQYMYDPVEDSYVSKLYNNSSPNQIRRELFSRQQFLGQFLINYKRTFDKVHAVSGLLGFETQNRKGDNFYAQRDLAFAMEYLVGGMNENQQGGMQGGSGDLYEISNSAMFGRVNYAYGERYIAEVQFRYDGSSKFVETNRWGWFPSGSIGWRLSEEPFFKSVSALSFVDQLKFRASYGMTADDGSLAYDWYPGYIYPATSGNAQQGYYNQYAPGYMLNGEFVYGASVVVPNENITWWTAKTFNVGLDFEAWMGKFGFSVDYFDRRREGLFSTRSGDVPSVVGTGAPRENTNSDRQFGIDLELSHRNKIGGVSYGVKGIATITRRQHLIAAEKGPYGNSYDRWRNDNLTNRYQGVQFGYVSAGRYTDWEDIWSYDIYKDRGILPGDYKYEDWNGDGEINGQDQHPFAYDQTPWLNFSLALDATYKNFDMSVLLQGSALGSMQYQEPLYSIWGSNGGGALVQYLDRWHPVDPLADPYDPETEWVSGYYGYTGNYPFGNSDFNRVSTDYLRLKSIEIGYTLKPWRSPSTNIRFYANAYNLLTFTGVKFVDPEHPGDALGRMYPLSKTYTLGVTASF, encoded by the coding sequence ATGAGAAAAATATATAAGCAATTTTCCACAGGACTGATGAAGTATTCCCTCCTGGGAGCAGCTTTGCTGTACGTTGGGAATGCTCCTGTTCATGCCTCAGCATTAGCTTCCGGGCATGCTCTTATGGAAGATCAGAATGTACAGGAGAACGATAAAACCGTCTCAGGAACGGTAGTAGCAGAAGATGGTACGCCGATGCCGGGCGTGAATGTATTGCTAAAAGGGACCTTGTCAGGAACGACTACGGACATCGATGGAAACTATACCTTGACCATTCCCGATGATGATACGGTGTTGACATTTTCATTTATAGGGTATGTCACCCAAGATGTCAACGTCGGAACACGGTCAATAATCGAAGTAAAGATGATGCCGGACACCCAGCAATTGGGAGAGGTGGTCGTCGTAGGGTATGGTATGCAGGAAAAAGTGACCATGACAGGTGCTGTGGCCAATATCAAAGGTGATGAAATGCTCCGAACCAAGAATGAAAACCCGCAGAATATGCTTACCGGTAGGATAGCGGGTGTACGCGTCTGGCAGAAAAGTGCCGAACCGGGTACATTTAATGCCTCAATGGACATTCGTGGACTGGGGTCTCCATTGATTGTGATCGATGGTATTCAGCGTACCATGGCAGATTTCCAACGCCTCAACCCGACAGATATCGACGAGGTGTCAGTACTGAAAGATGCTTCGGCTGCCATATATGGCGCAAGGGCTGCAAATGGCGTAGTACTCGTCACCACCAAAAGGGGGAGTGAAAGTGGAAAAGCTACGGTCACTTATAATGGCTCCTATACCTTGCAGGTTCCTTCTGGATTTCCTGAGCTTTCGGATCCCTACGAGACCATGACCCTTTACAATGAAATGGCCATGAACAATATCAATGGGGGAAACCTGATTTACCAGGAAGATGATTTTGAAGCCTTCCGTACGGGACGCCGGCGCACGACGGACTGGAATGCGTTGCTGATCAGTGATTATGCACCACAAAGCCAGCATGACATCAGCATTTCGGGAGGAACAGAAAAGACCCAGTACTATATCGCTGGAGGATACATGTATCAAGAGGGTATTTTCAAGTCTGGCGACATGAATTATAACAAAATCAACCTGAGGTCCAATATCACTACGGAGATTACCAAAGGCTTGGATTTTAACCTGAACTTGAGCGGAGTCGCTGACCAGCGAAATTCGCCCTATTCCAGCGCAGTGGATATCATTCGGAATTACTGGAGACAAGGGGTGCTTTTTCCTGCTTATGCAGACCCGGAAAACACCATGCTGAACTACGAAGGGCTGGACCTGGAGCAGAATACCATCGCGATGATGAGGGCTGATGTCTCTGGACATAGGAAATACAAGCAAAAGTACTTTCAGTCTTCAGCATCATTGGAATTCGATTTTGGTACGGTTTCCAGTGACTTGGAAGGACTATCTGCAAAGGGCCTCGTGAGTTTTGACTACCGAGGGGATGACAATGACATTTACCGTAGGGAATATTATCAATACATGTATGATCCAGTGGAAGATTCCTACGTGTCAAAGCTCTACAACAACAGTTCTCCTAACCAGATAAGAAGAGAGCTTTTCAGCAGACAGCAGTTTTTGGGCCAGTTCCTGATCAATTATAAGCGCACCTTCGATAAGGTTCATGCCGTTTCGGGACTTTTGGGTTTTGAAACCCAAAATCGGAAAGGGGATAACTTTTATGCCCAACGTGACCTGGCTTTTGCCATGGAGTATCTCGTGGGAGGCATGAATGAAAACCAGCAAGGAGGCATGCAGGGCGGTTCCGGTGACTTGTATGAGATCTCAAACTCTGCCATGTTTGGAAGGGTCAATTATGCCTATGGTGAACGCTACATTGCCGAAGTGCAGTTCCGCTATGATGGGTCCTCCAAATTCGTCGAAACCAACCGTTGGGGCTGGTTCCCTTCTGGTTCCATAGGCTGGCGATTATCCGAAGAGCCTTTCTTTAAATCCGTTTCCGCATTGTCCTTTGTGGACCAACTTAAATTCAGGGCCAGTTACGGGATGACAGCCGATGACGGTTCCTTGGCCTATGATTGGTATCCCGGCTATATCTACCCCGCCACCAGTGGCAATGCCCAGCAGGGATATTATAACCAGTACGCTCCTGGCTATATGCTGAATGGGGAGTTTGTGTATGGGGCATCGGTCGTTGTTCCTAACGAGAACATCACTTGGTGGACGGCCAAAACATTCAATGTAGGGTTGGATTTTGAAGCTTGGATGGGCAAGTTTGGCTTTTCCGTGGATTATTTTGACCGACGTAGAGAGGGGTTGTTTTCCACCAGATCGGGTGATGTGCCTTCTGTGGTGGGCACAGGAGCACCTAGGGAAAACACCAACAGTGACCGTCAATTCGGTATTGACCTTGAACTGTCCCATCGAAATAAAATCGGCGGGGTTTCCTACGGAGTAAAAGGAATTGCTACGATCACACGTAGACAACACCTGATCGCTGCTGAAAAAGGACCTTATGGCAATTCATATGATCGCTGGCGCAATGACAACCTGACCAATCGCTATCAAGGTGTGCAGTTTGGCTATGTCTCCGCAGGAAGATATACCGACTGGGAGGATATTTGGTCGTATGACATCTATAAAGACAGGGGCATCTTGCCGGGAGATTATAAGTACGAGGACTGGAACGGTGACGGTGAGATCAATGGCCAAGACCAGCACCCCTTTGCTTATGACCAGACCCCTTGGCTAAACTTCAGTTTGGCACTTGATGCTACTTACAAGAATTTTGATATGAGCGTCTTGCTACAAGGCTCTGCGTTGGGCTCTATGCAGTACCAAGAACCATTGTACTCCATTTGGGGCAGCAACGGTGGTGGTGCTTTGGTGCAGTACTTGGACCGTTGGCATCCGGTGGATCCTTTGGCGGATCCCTATGATCCCGAAACAGAGTGGGTCAGTGGATATTACGGGTATACAGGAAATTACCCTTTCGGGAATTCGGATTTTAACAGGGTAAGTACGGATTACCTGCGTCTCAAAAGCATCGAGATCGGCTATACCCTAAAACCTTGGAGGAGCCCTTCTACCAATATCCGATTCTATGCCAATGCCTATAACCTCTTGACATTTACAGGGGTGAAATTTGTGGATCCAGAACATCCCGGAGATGCGCTGGGAAGAATGTACCCGTTGAGCAAAACCTACACTTTAGGGGTGACGGCATCATTTTAA
- a CDS encoding mechanosensitive ion channel family protein has protein sequence MKTIFKFYLFLVCFCLLGGIPKGFAFQTTTEILAKGDSLLGLTEDSVQTAGKDTVKQERSLNSVIHTMERYIIATNHINKILGRVVDTTEISIELPKVEERIEQVRIRLERKDRDINLRYLNALSNFSNYQDRLLERWKTDFDTKSADVLNAYDSLKAIKKDKLLTVSIEDPSVLPAFQDQLRELKGRVNTGDSLFVARQLNLASYQTRLSSALIALRDFEEEIRDRERALERQLFDKEINFIWESGSYPDTKDIMRVINHSVIINSIIFNGYLEASRPVMLWIAALIFAFFMWFRYLLRHIKIEKEFSDIILQRTKFVPRNPFLSAMIIVLPLATFFFRSPPVVLIMVVLWLLMLVTTVLIKPHVKKKVYLYWWFFLLIFIIYSISNLYIETAFEERWALLLLSLLGIGLAYNIIGAVKKSDITHPRYVVLLIQMFLLIQGLSVISNVLGRYSLAKILGVAATTSLMQAVGLYVFVLVIMEAIYLQIEMSKKSTTEYTAYFDFQDITSKVRNIFVFLATAIWLYYLTTNLTIYDYLYEHTAAFLSTERSIGQSKFTFGSVFTFVVIIWISGIISKYISYFAEAKDQKMAANRKQRLGSSILLIKLAVFTIGFLLAIAAAGIPLDNVAIVLGALSVGIGFGLQTIINNLVSGIILAFERPVQIGDVIEVGGRSGVVKEVGIRASKILGYDGSELIMPNGDLLSQQLINWTLSNKRRRVELFIGVAYGSDSDKVEGVLRSVLDRDGILKVPGPSVFLQNFADSAVEYRLLFWVADIDTWVDMRNEVMKDIYKRFGDEGIEIPFPQRDLYIKSMPGAQPEKEKVDPKPADEASEGDEGGDKDPANGDSAEK, from the coding sequence ATGAAGACCATTTTTAAGTTTTACCTATTTCTTGTGTGTTTTTGTCTTTTGGGCGGTATTCCCAAGGGGTTTGCCTTTCAGACGACTACTGAAATTTTGGCCAAAGGTGATTCACTTTTGGGATTGACGGAGGATTCTGTTCAGACAGCTGGGAAGGATACGGTAAAACAAGAGAGAAGCCTCAATTCAGTCATCCATACCATGGAGCGGTATATTATTGCCACCAACCATATCAACAAAATCTTGGGCCGGGTGGTGGACACTACGGAAATTAGCATTGAGCTACCGAAAGTGGAAGAAAGGATAGAGCAAGTGAGGATTAGGCTGGAGCGAAAGGACAGGGATATAAATCTACGTTACCTTAATGCGCTGAGTAACTTTAGTAATTATCAGGATAGGCTGTTGGAGCGGTGGAAGACAGATTTTGATACCAAAAGTGCCGATGTGCTCAATGCTTATGATTCGCTAAAGGCCATAAAAAAAGACAAGTTGCTTACAGTGTCCATTGAGGATCCATCAGTATTACCAGCCTTTCAGGATCAACTTCGTGAGCTTAAGGGTCGCGTAAATACAGGGGACAGTCTGTTTGTGGCCAGACAGCTTAATTTGGCCAGTTACCAGACCAGGCTTTCAAGTGCCTTGATAGCACTGAGGGATTTTGAGGAGGAGATAAGGGATAGGGAAAGGGCTTTGGAGCGACAGCTATTTGATAAAGAGATCAATTTTATCTGGGAAAGTGGCTCCTATCCAGATACCAAGGATATCATGAGGGTGATCAATCATTCTGTGATCATCAATAGCATCATTTTTAACGGGTACTTGGAAGCTTCACGTCCGGTGATGTTGTGGATAGCGGCCTTGATATTTGCCTTCTTTATGTGGTTTAGGTATTTGCTGAGGCATATAAAAATAGAGAAGGAGTTTTCGGATATTATCCTTCAAAGAACCAAGTTTGTTCCAAGGAATCCGTTTTTATCGGCAATGATCATAGTGTTGCCATTGGCTACGTTCTTTTTTAGGTCACCGCCGGTAGTGTTGATCATGGTGGTGCTGTGGCTGTTGATGCTGGTCACCACTGTGTTGATAAAGCCCCACGTGAAGAAGAAGGTGTACCTTTATTGGTGGTTTTTTCTGTTGATATTTATCATATACAGCATCAGTAACCTGTACATTGAGACGGCTTTTGAGGAGCGGTGGGCCTTATTGTTGCTCAGTCTTTTGGGGATAGGGCTTGCTTATAATATCATTGGCGCTGTAAAGAAAAGTGACATTACCCATCCGAGGTATGTAGTGTTGTTGATCCAGATGTTTTTGCTTATTCAGGGGCTGTCCGTTATTTCCAATGTGCTCGGAAGGTATAGCTTGGCCAAGATCTTAGGGGTGGCCGCGACTACCAGCCTTATGCAGGCCGTGGGGCTATATGTCTTTGTGTTGGTGATCATGGAGGCCATTTACCTGCAGATCGAGATGAGCAAGAAAAGTACCACTGAGTATACCGCCTATTTTGACTTTCAGGATATAACCAGTAAGGTGAGAAACATTTTCGTGTTTTTGGCGACTGCAATATGGCTTTATTATCTTACCACAAACCTTACGATTTACGATTACCTTTATGAACATACGGCTGCTTTCTTGTCTACTGAGCGATCGATAGGGCAGAGTAAGTTCACTTTTGGCAGTGTGTTTACATTTGTGGTCATCATTTGGATTTCCGGTATCATCTCCAAGTATATTTCTTATTTTGCTGAAGCCAAAGATCAAAAAATGGCTGCCAACCGTAAGCAGCGTTTGGGGTCTTCGATTTTGCTCATTAAGCTGGCCGTGTTTACCATTGGCTTTTTGCTGGCCATTGCCGCGGCAGGTATTCCATTGGACAATGTGGCGATTGTGTTGGGAGCCCTTTCCGTAGGTATTGGGTTTGGCCTACAGACGATTATCAATAACTTGGTTTCAGGGATTATTCTGGCGTTTGAGCGTCCTGTACAGATTGGCGATGTGATCGAAGTAGGTGGTCGTAGTGGTGTAGTCAAGGAAGTAGGGATCCGTGCCAGTAAGATCCTTGGGTATGATGGCTCGGAGCTGATCATGCCCAATGGCGACCTGCTTTCCCAGCAGCTGATTAATTGGACACTTTCGAACAAGCGGAGAAGAGTGGAACTGTTTATCGGCGTGGCCTATGGCTCGGATTCTGATAAAGTGGAGGGGGTGCTTAGAAGTGTCTTGGATAGAGATGGAATTCTCAAAGTGCCAGGGCCTAGTGTTTTCTTGCAGAACTTTGCTGATAGTGCGGTGGAGTATCGGTTGCTCTTTTGGGTAGCAGATATCGATACTTGGGTGGATATGAGAAATGAAGTGATGAAAGATATTTACAAACGGTTTGGCGATGAGGGCATCGAGATTCCGTTCCCTCAGCGAGATCTTTATATCAAGTCCATGCCCGGGGCTCAGCCGGAGAAGGAGAAAGTCGATCCCAAACCGGCAGATGAAGCATCGGAGGGCGATGAAGGAGGTGACAAGGATCCTGCTAACGGTGATAGTGCTGAAAAATAA
- a CDS encoding MSCRAMM family protein gives MSKKLRAIVYIALLGTVLLSAISCVQEDEPMAAPKGTITGTVTDAEGEPVPDVNVTLYGVGEEEITVTTESDGKYFFENVALKTRAVKFSKPGWLAVSHTINPDKYNDENIATADVSLVFASAKITGTIKDGKNGNVPLEGVSVSVGVAGTTTTGSDGVFTLESLIVDEYTVTFTKATYESITKTVSADDFSDWVVAMDITMGSNEILRGLTYADLLTAEKWYYNEYRGGRNADAYPRWDWACNYMSALDFRGAWQEQNEGTTLQIRNSEEDRSNPADLNVFDSYVYGSKMITEDNKILSLRVSAHNADEANPAYFGVQVIDMSAADPTAVKIGENRTYASGSYGDVEFDLSDYVGKEVIVAVGIYRQSTGDYWKQLVLRAIRFADRKVENWDWLPGNEVIDGWNLTQETVSSTMPHTKNSFTGISPISGNRDNYVDAYRAWREVDHVAANWFFVPLKKDPEVFPSEGYLIKTRNTPEESSTVPEAYLYSKFSVDAGSNQLTLSTRNFGDNFTYFKLTAIENDGTVTHLDPQSNTADEASAAADGCWKFKHGDGGAGNPEGYAAFVYDLSQFNGQDVTLALGVYNVEANTGENKLVIHRIDLN, from the coding sequence ATGAGTAAAAAACTACGAGCGATCGTTTACATCGCCTTGTTGGGTACGGTTTTGTTATCAGCAATTTCCTGTGTCCAAGAAGATGAACCCATGGCAGCACCCAAGGGAACCATCACAGGTACCGTTACGGATGCTGAAGGCGAGCCAGTTCCAGATGTAAACGTCACCCTATACGGAGTAGGGGAAGAAGAAATTACTGTGACCACCGAAAGTGATGGAAAATATTTTTTTGAGAATGTCGCGTTAAAGACGCGTGCAGTGAAATTTTCCAAGCCGGGCTGGCTTGCTGTAAGCCATACCATAAATCCCGATAAATACAATGATGAAAACATCGCTACGGCGGATGTGTCATTGGTATTTGCTTCAGCAAAGATCACCGGAACTATCAAAGACGGGAAGAACGGAAACGTACCACTAGAAGGAGTATCGGTCAGTGTGGGCGTGGCCGGGACCACTACCACTGGTAGTGATGGCGTATTCACACTGGAAAGCCTGATCGTAGACGAGTACACCGTCACGTTCACCAAAGCAACCTACGAATCCATCACCAAAACCGTTAGTGCGGATGATTTTTCAGATTGGGTTGTGGCCATGGATATTACGATGGGCAGCAATGAAATTCTCCGCGGACTTACCTATGCGGATCTTCTGACGGCCGAAAAATGGTATTACAATGAATACCGAGGCGGTCGTAATGCGGATGCCTATCCCCGGTGGGATTGGGCCTGTAATTATATGTCCGCACTAGACTTCCGTGGTGCTTGGCAGGAGCAAAATGAAGGCACTACCCTCCAGATCAGAAACAGTGAGGAAGACCGTAGCAACCCTGCCGATCTCAATGTGTTTGACTCTTATGTCTATGGCAGTAAGATGATCACCGAGGACAATAAGATCTTGTCGCTGAGGGTAAGTGCGCACAATGCAGATGAAGCTAACCCGGCTTACTTCGGTGTTCAGGTAATCGATATGTCTGCTGCGGATCCTACTGCGGTAAAGATCGGTGAAAACAGGACCTATGCTTCAGGAAGCTACGGGGATGTTGAATTTGATCTGAGCGATTATGTCGGTAAAGAAGTCATCGTTGCCGTCGGAATTTATCGGCAATCCACGGGGGACTATTGGAAGCAACTGGTACTTCGGGCAATTCGCTTTGCAGACCGCAAAGTTGAGAATTGGGACTGGCTGCCAGGCAATGAGGTGATCGACGGCTGGAACCTGACCCAAGAAACGGTAAGCTCCACCATGCCGCATACTAAAAACTCCTTCACAGGGATCAGCCCTATAAGTGGCAATCGGGACAATTACGTAGACGCTTACCGCGCATGGCGGGAGGTGGATCATGTGGCGGCCAATTGGTTCTTTGTTCCACTGAAAAAAGATCCTGAAGTGTTCCCTTCTGAGGGTTACCTGATCAAAACCCGCAATACACCTGAGGAGAGTTCTACTGTCCCAGAGGCCTATTTATACTCGAAGTTTTCCGTTGATGCTGGGAGTAACCAGTTGACGCTGAGTACCCGCAATTTTGGGGATAATTTCACCTATTTCAAACTCACCGCAATAGAGAACGACGGTACGGTTACCCACTTGGATCCTCAGTCCAATACCGCGGATGAAGCCAGCGCCGCAGCGGATGGCTGCTGGAAGTTTAAACATGGTGATGGAGGAGCCGGTAATCCGGAAGGTTACGCAGCCTTTGTGTATGACTTGTCCCAATTTAATGGCCAAGATGTCACCTTGGCCTTGGGGGTATATAATGTAGAAGCCAATACTGGCGAAAACAAATTGGTAATTCACCGCATCGATCTTAACTAA